The sequence TTCCCTGAATCATTCAAGATACGCAAAATTTGATTGCAAGCATTGATCATTTTTTTGGCACTATGATGTTTTGGTAAGTTGTTTGTTGCCATATACTTTAAAAGCATTATGGCATGATACTTTCCTTTACGGTATTTTTTATCAATACATTTTGTTTTTATCAGGTTTTCGAAACGAAACATGGCCAAAGAACTTGTGTAATACAATATAGGCTGGTCGTCAGGTAGAAAAATACGGTTTCCAATATCTTTCAATAAGCTACTATAATGACCAGCAGCGTCGTGTGGTTTATCATTGAACATTGATGATGCATTTTTTAACTGGGCACGAATAGTAACTATTCGATCTTTGGGAATCGATTCATTCCTATATTGTCCTGAACGACGTTCATAATACAAGCGTTCATCCTCAGCAGTGTATGTGCGATAGTATTCCTCCAGTGTTTTTTGGAAAGTTGATAACGCTTCTAATTGTTCTTTGGTTATACCAGTTTGATTATTTGTAGCTTTTGTAATACGGTTTTTTAAGTCCTCATCCTTGGTTACAATAATCTTAATCGGTATAAGTAAATCATGTATTCCAAGATTATCACGGTTAAGATACAAAACATGGCTGGTTTGGCATCCATTAACTATCTGATAGTTTGAAATTGTCATCTTATCGCTCACAAGCACAGCAGAATGAGCGACAATTGTTATTCCATTATTTAGCATGCAAAAAGCGCTATTTCTGCCTTCAACAATAGTTTCTTCAATGTCCGCATTAACATAATTATTCACTCCAAGGAAGTCCCGAATATTATCTTCAAATACTTTTTTTAGTGAACCATTTTCATCGCATATAATTTTATAAAATTCGCAGAATGGCAGTACCCCACTATATCCATAATCTCCATTATCATCAGAAAACATCATCACATTTTTTGTAAAAACAAAAGTCGCTTCTATTTGCTCTTGTGATTTTCTATACATACGCTGTATTTCTTGGGCACCGCAAGGTATAAATTCCACAGATGAAAAAAGTGCCATGTTATTAAGCGTATCTATATGACTATTAATTACAGCTTTCAAATTGGAATCATCATCGTTCCACTTCCCCGGAGCAATATAATAAAGTCGTATTATCGGGTTTTTGACTTTCATATAGCGAGAATTACTATAAATAAAATCCTTCATTTCTATGAAGTCTGCCATTTCCTCTGTACTGAATGTATTCTTAGCTTCATCAGAAAAAAAGACTTTAACAAAAGACAAAAAGTTACTTATCTCTGAATTATCAAAACTGTCAGATGTTTTTGCTTGTACAAATATAAATTTTACATCAAGTTTTTTATTTTGCTTAATTAACGTTTCTATCTCATCAATACTGCACACAATAGCTCCGTTTACTTCTATCGCTATTCCATCAATACCTTGAGTAGCATTGCCAGTATGCATGTCTTGAATATCTATTTCAACCATGCCAGTTTCTGCAGATAAAGCACAGAAATTGGCAAAATGCTCGAATTGAACACTTGTTTCGTACATAGTAAAATTATGGCTAATAGAAAATTCATCTAAAAAAGCCTGAGTTATACGATCCAAAGTTACTCCTCCGATAATAATCTTATTTGGAGGAATTATAACACGTTTTGTCAAAAAATTCAATTACTTCACTCCTCGAGTGTTTTTTAATTAAGGACTTATATAAGATATTATGCTCACTTATGATATATTTTGTTTATAAAAATAAAATTCCCCTTTCATCATAAATTGATCCGTTGCGTTCATCCCCGTCATGCCTTAACGCGCGGTCAAGCGCCATAATTAACGCTACCGCGCCATCTATTCTCTCGGTGGATTTTTCTTTATCAGGCTTTATGTTTCCAGCTGGATCAGTTTTGACATAGATATTGTCCATCATCCAGCGCAGTACTGGATGGCCACCATGGGCGATGCGTTCTTCCAATGTCAGCTTCATCAACTCTTTTGTAGGCGGCGACATATCTTTGAAACCCTGGCCGAACGGAACAACCGTAAAGCCCAAGGCCTCGAGGTTTTGCGTCATCTGAATTGCTCCCCAGCGGTCAAAGGCTATTTCCTTAATGTTATATTTCATCCCGAGCTCCTCAATAAAAGTCTCGATAAAACCGTAATGCACGACGTTACCCTCAGTGGTATATAAAAAGCCCTGCCGCTCCCAGACATCATAAGGTACGTGATCTCTCCGCACACGCTGATCGATATTCTCCTCCGGTATCCAGAAAAAAGTCAGTATCTGATATTTGTCCGATTCATCAAGCGGCGGAAACACCAGTACAAATGCAGTAATATCGGTAGTAGATGACAGGTCAAGTCCTCCGTAACAGGTTCTGCCGCGCAATTTTTCCGCATCAACAGGAAACGCACACTTATCCCATTTATCCATTGGCATCCAGCGCACCGATTGTTTCACCCACTGATTTAAGCGGAGCTGACGGAATAAATTTTCCTCTGCGGGGTTTTGCTTGGCATTTTCACAAGCCACCCTCAGTTTTTCGATGTCGACTGTAATGCCTAGTGACGGATTAACCTTTCTCCATACCTTTTCACTTGTCCAGTCGTCGGTATCGGATGCGCTGTAGATAACAGGGTAGAAAGTCGGATCTATCTTACGTCCCTGCAGAATATCCTCTGCCTTTTGATGCACTTCCCAGCAGATGGAATTGCGGTCTGTGCCAGCAGTTGTGATCAGGAAAAACAGCGGTTGTTTTCTTGCATCGCCAGATCCGTGAAGCATTACATCATAAAGATCCCTGTTTGGCTGAGCATGAAGTTCGTCAAATACCACACCATGGACGTTTAGGCCATGTTTCGTATATGCCTCCGCTGAAAGCACCTGATAAAAACTGCCTAACGGTTTATAAACCAGCCGCTTCTGTGACAGCATTGGTTTAATTCGAGATTTTAATGCCGGACACTGTTCCACCATATCTACTGCAACGTCGAAAACAATGGATGCCTGCTGACGATCAGACGCACATCCATAAACCTCGCCACCATGCTCGAAATCACCACAGGTAAGATATAAAGCAATTGCCGCTGCAAGTTCGCTCTTACCCTGCTTTTTGGGATTTCTATATAGGCAGTGTTAAACTGCCGGTATCCGTTAGGTTTCAAGATTCCGAATATGTCCCGGACAATCTGTTCCTGCCAGTCAATTAATTCAAAAGGCATTCCATACCATTCACCCTTGGTATGCTTCAGGCAGTTTATAAAAGTAACAGCGGCATCCGCCGCTTCCTTGTCATATCGAGAACCTTCCGCCATAAACTTGGTTGGTTTATATCGTTTTAACTTCCGCAGCTTTGCCGCCTCCTTTCCTAAAATTGAGCAAGAAAAAAGGAACCTCAGGGATGAAGTTCCTCTCGTTAGTGGATTTCTATGAAGCCTGTTACGTTATTACTGTTATCGTTTGCCTGTCAGGATAAACTCGGCATATTCTTTTTTGTGTTCATTTAGAAAGACCACCAATTCATAATAACCCTTTTTGTATGCCTCCTCCTGCACTCTTGGCAAATCAAACATATTGCAGACACCGCTGTCCCGTATGACAATTATCTGCCGGTAAATCTTATCAGTTATCAGATTTTCTATACCCATGTCCTACACCTCAGACTTCTCTGCCGCTGAAATTGAATCTCTTACCGCTTTATTGAGAACTGAAATATCAAAGCCCGCGTCTATATATCCGTGCCGAATCACCTCGTAATAGTAACGACCCGGTGCTCCCAGTGGTCTGCCTTCATTCATGATATACACCATTGCGGGTACCCACTGCCCTTTGAAACGTACCTTAACTGTTTCTTTCCGGTATAGATGCGGATAACCTTCATATCTGTCCAGCGCTTTCTCATCATTAGGCATGATTCTCCAAAGCAGTACTGGTACTCTTTCACCTTTTTGTTTTTCTATTGTCGCTACTGCGCCGCCATTCCCTCCTCTGAATAACAGCCGGTATCCTGTGAGTTTTGCACTCCCCAGCACTTTTGCCGTCGGGCAGCGGTATGCCATCTGCCTTAAGTTCAGATTGCTTCCGTATGCTAAATATATGGTTCCTTTTTCTTTGCTCATCGTATCATCCTCCTTGTATTTACCAAGGCAGGGGCGGAGATCCGCCCCTGCGCTTGTCTATCTATGCCGCCCGAAACCGCCATGCCGCGTTGCCGCCCAAGTGTTTGCAAAGGTGCTCCCGACAATTTTTGAACTCATCACCAATAAGTCCTATGCGGTTGAGATATGTCCGCATGGCAAACTTCTCGTTCTCGACCTGCGGCTTTTTGCTGGAAGCGCATTTTTGCGTCAGCGCCTGATGGTTGAGCGCCAAGGCAAGGACGATGTAGCTCCTTATTATCCCGGCGTGGAGTTCGCTGTTGAAGCCGCGAAGCTCGATCGTACCGTTGCCGTTGAAAAAGCTGTGCAGATTGAGAAAATAGTACCGACTTCCATGATATCGCTGGCTGCGGCTTTCGCTGTAACCCTCATACCAGATGCTCTCAATCGCCGCCATGGTTTTGGGCTTACGCCGATTCATCTTCTCAACCAGTGCCGCATCCATCTTTTTACAAAACCGCATCCTGTCCGGCTCAATCTGCAATGCTTTATAGAAAAGGTCATTCTTGCTGGCGATAATATTGATAAAATTGCGGATGCTTCGAGGCGTGTGGTCTGCCCCGTCTATATGGATATGGATCCCACAGCTTGTGTTTGCAAAACCTCCCGCCTTGCGAAGCCTCCTTACCAATTCCTGCAGGGTTTCAATGTCCTCGCGGTATGTCAGTATCGGACTTACCAACTCGACGCTATATTCCCGGCCAGCCGCCGCAATCCGGCCGTTTTCCTTTTTCTGAGTCCGAATGCTCCCGTCGCTCATGAATTTCCATATCCGTCCATCCGGTGCAATAACCTTTTGGGTATCGTAATAATCTCCGCTGGATTCAATCCTCCCTCCAAGAAAAGCTGCTGCAGTTTTTGCCGCCTGTTTTCTTGTAATCCCCGTCAATTCTACCTCGATTCCAAATCTCGTTGTAAGCATTGCGCTTTCTCCTCGCTTTCTCTGTGTTTTTTGCCCTTTGGCAGTGTACATTAGGCCATTGAAAACACAGGATAGCAAGGCAATTCTGCATGAGTTTCCGCTGGATTTTGGACAATTTTACATATCTTGATTTGTGTACATTTACAGCTTTCTGATCACATCTATACCATAGGCTGCACCCAGAGAAGAACCGCAGTCCCAGTTGATATGAACGGTTCCGATATCATCCACGAAAGATACTGTTCCTTGGTCTCCCGGTTTCAGCTTAGAATACGGATCATCCATGCAGATAAGTTCAACGCGTGTTCCCGGTGGATACTGCTCTTTAAGGCGAAGGACTGTTTCTTTTGAAGGAAAGCCTCTTGCACTCATAGTCCGTCCTCCTCTCCAGGATAAATCATTCATTTTCGTCCACCGCCTTTGCTCTGCCTTTCCGATACGCCCCGTTACCGGACAGCCTTGAAAGTAACACCTTGCGTTCAGTTTTGAAGTTATCACCTATAAACCCCAACCTAAGCAGGAAACAGCGAAAAGCATATTTTTCATTATCTGTTGGTTTTTCTTTTCGTAGTACTCGCTTCTGTAATTTTGCCTGTTCTGCCATCTGCTTTGCCAGCGTTATATAGGTCTGCACTTCATCAGCATTTAAAGTCGCGTTCCAGAAAGGAAAGGAAATCTCATCATTTTCAGCTAAGACTACAAGTTCCCCCTCAATCAACATTGCCTTCTTTATCAATGTCTCTTTGCTGGCCAGCATATTATTTAGGTTTTCAAGGCTAATCTCGCTAAAGCCCTCCAACGAAAGAGTAATTGTCATGGTTTCCTCTGCTGAAAAACCCTCCACATTCAACGCGTCAATAACTGAACGGATGGTTTTTATTTCATTGAGACTGATTTTCGGTGAGTGAACCACACTGTCCCTGTCAATCGTCCAACTGCCAGCAGATTTTTCGTCTTTAATCTCATACAAAAACTCCGGTGCTCCGGCATAGCGCACCTGGCCTTCAAGGGCTTCAGCTATGACCGAGGCAATGGCTTTTCTCTCCTGACCGACAATCTTCTGTGAAAAGCGAAAGCTGTTATTGCTCATGCCATACACCTCCCCTCAAATAAGCTAAAACATTTTTGATTCCCATAAAAAATCCCACCTTTCCTTTTTGGTGGGGTACATTAACGCTCTGTTTTGAGGGGAAAGCAAGGACATTTTTAATCAATCTGTGTTTCCGCGTAAGGTATTTTTTCACTACCTGTTACCAAGAATACTGAATCTGCGCCAAATTGTGAAACATAGCGCTTTACAATCACATCGCAGTATTTCGGGTCAAGCTCCATCATAAAACAAACCCGCCCGGTCTGCTGTGCCGCAATCATTGTCGTACCAGAACCACCGAACAGGTCAAGAGTTAAATCTCCAATATGGGAACTATTGAGCATTGCCTTTGCTACAAGCGATACCGGCTTCATGGTAGGGTGCTCCTCCGATACTTTAGGACGGGGTATCTCCCAAACATCTGACTGTTTACGGTCTTTAAGCGGGCAAAGGCGTGTTCCTTCAAGCCAACCGTACCAGATCGGCTCGTACTGGGTATGATAGTCCTTTCTTGACAGTACCAAGCTGTCTTTTTTCCATATAATTGTGCTCGACCAGTGATACCCTGCCTCCCGCATGACGTTCATCAAACTGCCCCATTCCTGAGCACTCATTACTATATAGGTCATGCATCCGGCTTCAGAAACCTCTTTCATGCATTTAAAAGCGCGCAATAAAAAAGCGCCGAATTCTTCGGTGCTCATATTGTCATTTAGAATTTGTCTTGGCTTCCAGCTTGGATGCCTGGTATCTGAACCGTAATCAACATTCCAGGGTGGGTCGGTGAAAACAAATCTCGCCTTTTGTCCGTTCATCAGCTTTTGCACATCTGAAAGCATGGTGCTATCACCGCACATCAGACGGTGGCTGCCAAGCACCCATATGTCGCCCTTTTTAGTGACCGGAGTTTCAATCTCTGCAATTGCCTTTTCTGTATCGAAATTATCCTCTTTGACATTAGCGGTTGTTTTATCACGGAACAACTCATCAATTTCCGCAGCATCAAACCCGGTAAGAGAAACGTCAAAACCATCTTCATTTAAATCCATAAGCAGATCGGTCAAAAGCGGAATATCAAACTCGCCACTGATTTTATTCAGTGCAACATTGAGCGCCTTTTCCCGCTGTTCATCCAAATCAACTACAACACAGTCGATCTCCTTATACCCCAAAGCTGTAAGTACTTTATAACGCTGATGTCCGCCGACAATGTTCCCGGTGCGTTTATTCCATATAACCGGCTCTACATATCCAAACTCTTCAATAGACCGACGTAATTTTTCATATTCAGGGTCACCAGGCTTTAAATCTTTCCGCGGATTATATTTAGATGGTTTTAGTTTTTCTGTTGGTATTTTCAGTATATCCATAAATCTTAACCCTCCAGTTTGATGGCTTTTTCGCCGGTGAATTCCTCCCAGCGCTTAACAGCTAAATCACAGTAAACAGGGGATAACTCCATTGCGTAGCATTTACGCTCGGTCTGTTCAGCCGCAATTATAGTAGTTCCGCTACCAGAGAACGGCTCAAGCACAATACCGCCTTTGTCGCTGTGCATTTTGATGCACCGCCATGGAAGCTCCACAGGGAACATTGCAGGATGCTCCTTGTTTGCCCGTACAGTGGTCATCTCCCATATCCCAGCATAACCCCATTTCTTGCGTTCTTCCTTTGTAAGCCGTTTCACAAATTTATAACTGTGTCCCGCAAAGGCTGAAAGCCATACATATTCCTGATCGTTATATTCCTCAACTTCTCCTTTATTGCTGAAGGCCGAAATATACTCATACTGCTGAACCGGCTTGTTTGAAACAAGATGATAGGGTCCTACACCAAAGTTCTGCCCCTGCTTCTTCCAAATACGGATCCAGATAGGTCGATAGCCATTGTCCAAAAACATATTCACGCTGTACACGCTGGTTGGTTCAATAAACTGGGAGCCGGTTGCATATAAATCACCTAAGTTCCAGCAGACAATATCTGCATACCTGCATAAGTTTCTAATCACTGGGCGTACTGTCTCGAACCATGGCTCAATCCCGGCTTTTTCATATTCTTTGCCTACCCCATAAGGCGGGGAAGTCACTGCCATCTGTGCGTGACACCCTTCCATCAACTTCTCAAAATCCTCATTCTTCGTAGAGTCGCCGCACATCAAGCGATGATTCCCGAGAAGCCAGATATCGCCCCGCTTCGTTACCGGCTCGCGCTGCACGATTTCCTCATGCGCTTTATCTATGTCAAAGCTGTCTTGTACCGCCTCTTTGGAGTACCATCGGTTAAGTAGTTCGTCTATTTCAGAGGCGTCAAACCCTGTAAGCGAAACATCAAATGCACCTGCGTCCAACTCAGCCATCAGTTCGGCCAGTTTATTCTCGTCCCACTCTCCTTGAATCTTATTGAGAGCAAGATTAAGCGCTTTTTCTCTCTGCGGGTCAAGATCCACTACAACGCAGTCTATCTCAGTCTGTCCCAAGTCCAGCAAAACCTTTAAGCGTTGATGCCCGCCTACCACATTACCTGTTTTTTGGTTCCAGATAACAGGCTCCACATAGCCAAATTCCTCTATTGACCGTTTTAGCTTTTCATATTCCTTATCGCCAGGTTTTAAATCCTTGCGCGGGTTGTATGCTGCTGGATTAAGTTTTTCAACAGATATTTTTTGTATGTTCATGCTGCATTCTCCTGTTCAATATTTTCTTAAGACCCTTTTTTGCGCCCTCACAATCTCCGTTTATTACTTGTCCCCGCAGAGTCTTAAACTGCTGCTTCGTTAAATGGTCTTTATATTTTCTTAGTTCCCTAAGAAAGATTGAATTTGTTTTATGCATCAGCCACCCCTCCTGGCTGTCAGTAGTTTTTCCATCACATCGTCGTGGGGAGTGGCCCCCTTGTATTCGGTAGCACAGTTTTCCCGCACGACTTGATAAATTTGATACCACAGGTTATTGGCCTGTTTCATAAAGCTTTGACTCATAGCCACATAAGGTGACGGGATGGCATTGCCAGTTGTCGGATGTTTAGCAAGAAAGCCAAATTCAGTGATACATTCCTCGCACTTGATCCACCGCGCCACACTCTGGGCATATTGCTCTATAAGCTGCGCAGGGATAAGGTGAACACACCTGCGTTCCTTAAGCCACTGCCATGTTTTTTCGTATATTTCCACCGCCAGTGTTGTTTTTCCGTTCTTCTGCTTTGCAGCAAGATAATCCCTCGGTGGCGGCATGCTCTCTCCTTCTAGTTCCGCAGCATCCGTAAACTCCATTACCATGAGCTTTCGTCTGCCGGGGTTTCCTTCCAAAATCTTATCCGCCAGAGGCTTTTTCTTCTGTCCTGCACCGATACGTGCCCCGCCGCGGTTGGTACCGTCCTTTGCCATACACATCACCTCGATTCATGTAAAAATAAACAGGGGATATACCCCGTTTGAAACTGCGATTTTTCGCGCGTGACCCCCCGCCCGTTGCACAAAACTGCTTCACCAGAGATTTTGACCCCCCTACCGTCTTGCCCATCGCTCTCCTTCGCGGGCAGTGATCGATGAGTGACATTGTTTGCATAGACTCATAAGGTTACTGTCTGCATTGGTTCCGCCTTTGGATAAAGGGATAATATGATGTACCTCTTCGGCTGGTGTAAGCCTTCCGTACTTTTGGCACTCCTCGCAAAGCGGATGCTCTGAGATATATCTGTCCCTGATGCGTTTCCATCTCCGGTCATAGCGTTTTCTTGTTTGGGGATCTCGTTCGTATTTGTTGTAATAAGCATCCATTTGCCTTTGATGCATGTCGCAGTACCTTCCGTCCGTCAGTTCAGGACAGCCAGGAAAGGAGCAAGGCCTTTTTGGTTTTCTTGGCATCTGGCCACCTCCTTTACGCGTATAAAAAAGCCCTCACAGGTTCATCCCATGAAGGCTTATCTATAATTTTTCACAATACCATTATATTTGGATTTATAATGAATTTCATCTCATAAAAATCTCATCTGGAATATTGAACAACACATTTGCTATTTGACCATGGCATCTTACCGTTATAATACTTATCGGAGATATACCGCTGCATATCGGGTGGTAAAGCTGCAAGCAAAAGATAAGCCTTTTTCCTGTCTTCCTCTAACTCCTGGGTGCTTTTATAGAAGGAACATTTATCTTGCAAGCACTTGTGTACAGTCAGGATATTGCAGCCATTCCTTCCGTTACTGCCAAAACAATTATCGTACATCTTTCCTCACTCCTGTTTTATGGCATAAAAAAAGCCCCGAAGGGCTTATGCGTTTTAATGTTATTTTTTCACGATATCATTATATATGGGATACCTGTGTTTTACATCTCATAAAAATCTCACATAAAAGGAATGTAAAAATATCAGTTTATTTGTTCAAAGATAGCTTTCGAGTATACTTCTATATCTCCAGGAGTGAGCATGTTGAATTTTTCTTTCACAGCGACAAAATATTCCCCGATCAATTCTTTGGGTATTACACGATTAGAATGCGCATCCACCGGCAAACCGTCTCTGGTATACCGCCATGGTTTCTCCAGATGCGTAAACTTTTCTAGTATTTTTCCACTATAGCAGCAGAAGTTCTTAATAACGCTATCCAATATTGCTTTTTCAGCAGTTGTAAAAACTGATTCATCGAAAGCTTCAACGCTCTCAATTGGGTCAAACCGATAAGATGAATACCTGTTATATACATCTCTGTAAACCGGTCCATGAACCCATGCCTCACAGTCTTCTTCAAAAAGAAACCGTCCTTCAAAAGCGTAATAAAAGCCCTGGACATAATATAGTGCCTTTTGTAAAGCTAAAGGAGTTATGTCCTCGCACTTATAAAGCAGATATTGGATAATTGAGTCCAGCTTCGAACCCGTTTTGTTTTCTTCCCCAAGCAGTTCCTGTACCTTCCGCTTACTTTTTTCATATGCCTGCAGAGATTTTAAATTGTCCTTATTTTTCTCCAGTAATTCTTTATAATACGCTGGATCATCATAAATCTTTTGAAGAATATCTGAATACTGTTTTGTAGGCATATCACCTTCACAATATCTCGAAAAAGTCATTTCCCCCCAACCTAAAAGCAATGATAGCGGACGTTTGCCAATATTGTATTTCTGAGGTATTTCTAATATCTTCT comes from Acetivibrio thermocellus ATCC 27405 and encodes:
- a CDS encoding virulence factor, with the protein product MSNNSFRFSQKIVGQERKAIASVIAEALEGQVRYAGAPEFLYEIKDEKSAGSWTIDRDSVVHSPKISLNEIKTIRSVIDALNVEGFSAEETMTITLSLEGFSEISLENLNNMLASKETLIKKAMLIEGELVVLAENDEISFPFWNATLNADEVQTYITLAKQMAEQAKLQKRVLRKEKPTDNEKYAFRCFLLRLGFIGDNFKTERKVLLSRLSGNGAYRKGRAKAVDENE
- a CDS encoding site-specific DNA-methyltransferase codes for the protein MDILKIPTEKLKPSKYNPRKDLKPGDPEYEKLRRSIEEFGYVEPVIWNKRTGNIVGGHQRYKVLTALGYKEIDCVVVDLDEQREKALNVALNKISGEFDIPLLTDLLMDLNEDGFDVSLTGFDAAEIDELFRDKTTANVKEDNFDTEKAIAEIETPVTKKGDIWVLGSHRLMCGDSTMLSDVQKLMNGQKARFVFTDPPWNVDYGSDTRHPSWKPRQILNDNMSTEEFGAFLLRAFKCMKEVSEAGCMTYIVMSAQEWGSLMNVMREAGYHWSSTIIWKKDSLVLSRKDYHTQYEPIWYGWLEGTRLCPLKDRKQSDVWEIPRPKVSEEHPTMKPVSLVAKAMLNSSHIGDLTLDLFGGSGTTMIAAQQTGRVCFMMELDPKYCDVIVKRYVSQFGADSVFLVTGSEKIPYAETQID
- a CDS encoding gamma-glutamylcyclotransferase family protein, with protein sequence MSKEKGTIYLAYGSNLNLRQMAYRCPTAKVLGSAKLTGYRLLFRGGNGGAVATIEKQKGERVPVLLWRIMPNDEKALDRYEGYPHLYRKETVKVRFKGQWVPAMVYIMNEGRPLGAPGRYYYEVIRHGYIDAGFDISVLNKAVRDSISAAEKSEV
- a CDS encoding site-specific DNA-methyltransferase — encoded protein: MNIQKISVEKLNPAAYNPRKDLKPGDKEYEKLKRSIEEFGYVEPVIWNQKTGNVVGGHQRLKVLLDLGQTEIDCVVVDLDPQREKALNLALNKIQGEWDENKLAELMAELDAGAFDVSLTGFDASEIDELLNRWYSKEAVQDSFDIDKAHEEIVQREPVTKRGDIWLLGNHRLMCGDSTKNEDFEKLMEGCHAQMAVTSPPYGVGKEYEKAGIEPWFETVRPVIRNLCRYADIVCWNLGDLYATGSQFIEPTSVYSVNMFLDNGYRPIWIRIWKKQGQNFGVGPYHLVSNKPVQQYEYISAFSNKGEVEEYNDQEYVWLSAFAGHSYKFVKRLTKEERKKWGYAGIWEMTTVRANKEHPAMFPVELPWRCIKMHSDKGGIVLEPFSGSGTTIIAAEQTERKCYAMELSPVYCDLAVKRWEEFTGEKAIKLEG
- a CDS encoding DUF5049 domain-containing protein, with product MGIENLITDKIYRQIIVIRDSGVCNMFDLPRVQEEAYKKGYYELVVFLNEHKKEYAEFILTGKR
- a CDS encoding P27 family phage terminase small subunit, with translation MAKDGTNRGGARIGAGQKKKPLADKILEGNPGRRKLMVMEFTDAAELEGESMPPPRDYLAAKQKNGKTTLAVEIYEKTWQWLKERRCVHLIPAQLIEQYAQSVARWIKCEECITEFGFLAKHPTTGNAIPSPYVAMSQSFMKQANNLWYQIYQVVRENCATEYKGATPHDDVMEKLLTARRGG
- a CDS encoding DUF4314 domain-containing protein; its protein translation is MSARGFPSKETVLRLKEQYPPGTRVELICMDDPYSKLKPGDQGTVSFVDDIGTVHINWDCGSSLGAAYGIDVIRKL
- a CDS encoding amidoligase family protein; protein product: MLTTRFGIEVELTGITRKQAAKTAAAFLGGRIESSGDYYDTQKVIAPDGRIWKFMSDGSIRTQKKENGRIAAAGREYSVELVSPILTYREDIETLQELVRRLRKAGGFANTSCGIHIHIDGADHTPRSIRNFINIIASKNDLFYKALQIEPDRMRFCKKMDAALVEKMNRRKPKTMAAIESIWYEGYSESRSQRYHGSRYYFLNLHSFFNGNGTIELRGFNSELHAGIIRSYIVLALALNHQALTQKCASSKKPQVENEKFAMRTYLNRIGLIGDEFKNCREHLCKHLGGNAAWRFRAA
- a CDS encoding type II TA system antitoxin MqsA family protein — protein: MNRNKTFCEECRRDVEYMVETATIKGKLKGEEYEYTGKKAICTECGSEVYVADIEDENLKALYDTYRQKNGIISLEKILEIPQKYNIGKRPLSLLLGWGEMTFSRYCEGDMPTKQYSDILQKIYDDPAYYKELLEKNKDNLKSLQAYEKSKRKVQELLGEENKTGSKLDSIIQYLLYKCEDITPLALQKALYYVQGFYYAFEGRFLFEEDCEAWVHGPVYRDVYNRYSSYRFDPIESVEAFDESVFTTAEKAILDSVIKNFCCYSGKILEKFTHLEKPWRYTRDGLPVDAHSNRVIPKELIGEYFVAVKEKFNMLTPGDIEVYSKAIFEQIN
- a CDS encoding HNH endonuclease: MPRKPKRPCSFPGCPELTDGRYCDMHQRQMDAYYNKYERDPQTRKRYDRRWKRIRDRYISEHPLCEECQKYGRLTPAEEVHHIIPLSKGGTNADSNLMSLCKQCHSSITAREGERWARR
- a CDS encoding AIPR family protein; translated protein: MNFLTKRVIIPPNKIIIGGVTLDRITQAFLDEFSISHNFTMYETSVQFEHFANFCALSAETGMVEIDIQDMHTGNATQGIDGIAIEVNGAIVCSIDEIETLIKQNKKLDVKFIFVQAKTSDSFDNSEISNFLSFVKVFFSDEAKNTFSTEEMADFIEMKDFIYSNSRYMKVKNPIIRLYYIAPGKWNDDDSNLKAVINSHIDTLNNMALFSSVEFIPCGAQEIQRMYRKSQEQIEATFVFTKNVMMFSDDNGDYGYSGVLPFCEFYKIICDENGSLKKVFEDNIRDFLGVNNYVNADIEETIVEGRNSAFCMLNNGITIVAHSAVLVSDKMTISNYQIVNGCQTSHVLYLNRDNLGIHDLLIPIKIIVTKDEDLKNRITKATNNQTGITKEQLEALSTFQKTLEEYYRTYTAEDERLYYERRSGQYRNESIPKDRIVTIRAQLKNASSMFNDKPHDAAGHYSSLLKDIGNRIFLPDDQPILYYTSSLAMFRFENLIKTKCIDKKYRKGKYHAIMLLKYMATNNLPKHHSAKKMINACNQILRILNDSGKCLDYFLRIIEFIETQKELDLTDRKLFERKETTDILLQNKDKLIRS